From Pseudomonadota bacterium:
GCAGTGGAAAAAATTGAAAATATTTGGTTCATTCGTCTTTAAGTTGAAAGCCGTGGATTAAGCAGTCCGCAGTGTTGGTGGATTTTGAGGAGGAAATAGGCAACGTCTTTGTAGCCGTAGGCCATCCTCTTCAATCGTTTAATCTTGTTGTTGATGCCC
This genomic window contains:
- a CDS encoding transposase codes for the protein GINNKIKRLKRMAYGYKDVAYFLLKIHQHCGLLNPRLST